In one window of Drosophila innubila isolate TH190305 chromosome 2L unlocalized genomic scaffold, UK_Dinn_1.0 4_B_2L, whole genome shotgun sequence DNA:
- the LOC117781481 gene encoding lectizyme, with product MRQLVVLLVLAVASASANTIGWPGFPEGRIINGYEAKAGEAPFIVSLQSMLNAHYCAGSLISDRVVLTAAHCMTSKDFQVVAGAHSRSDKSTTQVRRGSSSRQTIHEKYGGGVGPYDIGLIFLEEPFDLNALDRDGKPPVSTISLPSYQFEANSDGVLFGWGRDNSGSLPDKLQKLDVDIIGYNDCKAKLPLGNKLADSNVCTFTSGKTDGACNGDSGGPLVNRRSDGTYQQVGIVSWGYTPCASTKYPSVYTSTASYFGWINDNIKNF from the coding sequence ATGAGACAATTGGTGGTACTACTTGTGCTCGCCgtggcatcggcatcggcaaaTACGATCGGCTGGCCCGGTTTTCCCGAGGGACGCATCATCAACGGCTATGAGGCCAAGGCTGGCGAGGCTCCCTTCATTGTCTCGCTGCAGTCGATGCTGAATGCGCATTATTGTGCCGGCTCCTTGATCAGCGATCGCGTCGTCCTCACCGCCGCCCACTGCATGACCTCCAAGGACTTCCAGGTGGTGGCAGGTGCTCACAGTCGGTCCGACAAGTCCACAACGCAGGTGCGCAGAGGCAGCAGCTCCCGTCAGACGATTCATGAAAAATATGGCGGTGGTGTCGGTCCCTATGACATTGGATTGATCTTTTTGGAGGAACCCTTCGATCTGAACGCCCTGGATCGCGATGGTAAGCCACCTGTGTCGACCATCTCGCTGCCCAGCTATCAATTCGAGGCCAATTCCGATGGCGTTCTCTTCGGCTGGGGACGCGACAACTCTGGCTCGTTGCCCGACAAACTGCAGAAACTGGATGTCGACATTATTGGCTATAATGACTGCAAGGCTAAGCTGCCACTGGGCAACAAATTGGCCGACAGCAATGTCTGCACCTTCACGTCCGGTAAAACCGACGGCGCCTGCAACGGTGACAGTGGCGGCCCCTTGGTCAACAGGAGATCCGATGGCACCTACCAACAGGTGGGCATTGTCTCCTGGGGCTACACTCCCTGTGCCAGCACCAAATACCCCTCGGTCTATACCTCAACAGCTTCCTATTTTGGCTGGATCAATGATAATATCAAGAACTTTTAA
- the LOC117781479 gene encoding lectizyme-like, producing the protein MKVFVVTILALLVASSQAGKLSDALVKVVPSFATGFVINGTDADPHSAPYIVSLGANAEKHSHSCGGTIINKEWILTAAHCISNPVGMGAIAGLHKRSEVDERTQQRVIDFGRVHEKFGGGVGPYDIALLHVSKPFEFNEWVKPAVLPSRDQIHEGETHLYGWGQPKAFQFSPASTLQTLSTDIINYDACLEKMPENSKLEPSNICSDSLQQSKSACNGDSGGPLVVEHKDSDSELIGIVSWGFIPCGMANFPSVYTRVSAYIDWVFQVQSAYYTLF; encoded by the coding sequence ATGAAGGTCTTTGTGGTTACAATTCTCGCCCTATTGGTTGCCAGCTCTCAGGCTGGCAAACTGTCCGATGCCTTGGTCAAGGTGGTGCCCAGTTTCGCCACCGGATTTGTGATCAATGGCACCGATGCCGATCCCCATTCGGCGCCCTACATTGTCTCCCTGGGTGCCAATGCCGAGAAGCATTCGCACAGCTGTGGAGGCACCATCATCAACAAGGAATGGATCCTCACTGCCGCCCACTGCATCTCGAATCCCGTCGGCATGGGCGCCATCGCTGGACTCCACAAGCGTTCCGAGGTCGATGAGCGTACTCAACAGCGTGTGATTGACTTTGGACGTGTCCATGAGAAATTCGGAGGTGGCGTTGGACCCTACGATATTGCCCTGTTGCACGTGAGCAAACCCTTCGAGTTCAATGAGTGGGTGAAGCCCGCTGTCCTGCCCAGTCGCGATCAGATCCATGAGGGAGAGACCCATCTGTATGGCTGGGGACAGCCCAAGGCATTCCAGTTCTCTCCTGCCTCGACCCTGCAGACATTGTCGACCGATATCATCAACTACGACGCGTGCTTGGAAAAGATGCCAGAGAACTCCAAACTGGAACCCAGCAACATTTGCTCCGATTCTCTGCAACAGAGCAAATCCGCTTGCAATGGCGACTCTGGCGGCCCTCTGGTTGTTGAGCACAAGGATTCCGACTCTGAGCTCATCGGCATTGTCTCCTGGGGCTTCATTCCCTGCGGCATGGCCAACTTCCCCTCGGTCTACACTCGTGTCTCCGCCTACATCGATTGGGTTTTCCAGGTGCAGAGCGCCTACTACACTCTCTTCTAA